A portion of the Sulfuricurvum kujiense DSM 16994 genome contains these proteins:
- a CDS encoding GGDEF domain-containing protein, translating to MIQEISVISHSTAIGTLFDETHVCGVFESDVIIYKILEFFSISSADAVVLTRDSVPAGILTLKDLVRALHNCDNTGLPVKEFMTAPVTLFDASLKISEVLDQMQECSFKKIVVAKNNTIVGIIDKHHLLSICYAQLTPIIKHEYNMVHSLMGMVGEGERGLLKMATTDTLTEIGNRRLFEEIFQAHQALGEQYTDKLFLLLFDIDNFKGINDTFGHNVGDSVLKELSALVSRSIRKSDIFVRWGGEEFAILLRYSDPSTVVKIAEQIRQLIDKNSFETIVHVTCSFGLTSIQPAETLEQAFERADKALYRAKKDGKNCVRIEMP from the coding sequence ATGATTCAAGAAATATCAGTCATATCGCATTCAACTGCAATCGGAACGCTTTTTGACGAAACTCATGTGTGCGGTGTATTTGAAAGCGATGTGATCATTTATAAAATATTGGAATTTTTCTCTATTTCCAGTGCAGACGCGGTTGTACTTACACGAGACTCTGTTCCGGCCGGAATATTGACTTTAAAAGACCTCGTCCGTGCGCTTCATAACTGCGATAACACCGGTTTGCCGGTTAAAGAATTTATGACAGCTCCCGTCACTCTTTTTGATGCGTCTTTAAAGATATCTGAAGTTCTTGATCAGATGCAGGAATGTTCTTTTAAAAAAATTGTGGTAGCAAAAAACAACACGATTGTCGGCATTATCGACAAGCATCATTTACTCTCTATATGCTACGCACAATTAACCCCGATTATAAAACACGAATATAATATGGTCCATTCGTTAATGGGAATGGTCGGCGAAGGGGAGAGGGGATTGTTAAAAATGGCTACGACCGATACATTAACCGAAATCGGGAATAGACGGTTGTTCGAAGAAATTTTCCAAGCGCATCAAGCGCTCGGCGAACAATATACAGACAAGCTGTTTCTGCTCCTCTTTGATATCGATAATTTTAAAGGTATCAACGATACATTCGGCCATAATGTCGGGGATTCGGTATTAAAAGAGCTCTCTGCTTTGGTAAGCAGATCGATTCGAAAATCGGATATATTCGTCCGCTGGGGGGGAGAAGAATTCGCCATCTTGCTTCGCTATTCGGACCCCTCAACCGTCGTTAAAATCGCCGAACAAATCCGTCAGCTCATCGATAAAAACAGTTTTGAAACGATCGTCCATGTAACCTGCAGTTTCGGTCTGACCTCTATTCAGCCTGCTGAAACTCTCGAACAGGCATTTGAACGTGCGGACAAGGCGCTTTATCGTGCGAAAAAAGACGGAAAAAACTGCGTACGTATAGAGATGCCTTAG
- the nifA gene encoding nif-specific transcriptional activator NifA, with translation MMTYEANIPNREECQTCPLTFAYKEINLLYDIAVMLTSTTEILDSVEKAMRKLKQHGYLERCALFRKKDDADELELLNSIDLEPYQKKMATYRFGEGATGLAAKSREPIVIENIHNNINYLNKMGNISTQMVSYVAVPLLQEDEVIGVISANIGKNSPLNFDEIVRMLTIVGSLFVGALKAQQTMTKEKESLSELKTYYKEELQKDYKFENIVGRSTRMQQVFGMINTVAPTDATILIRGETGTGKELIATAVHNLSRRQNGPFIKLNCAAISETLLESELFGHEKGAFTDAREMRKGRFELADGGTLFLDEIGDITPALQVKLLRILQEQEFERVGGNKTIKTNVRLVAATNRNLEEMVRKGEFREDLFYRLNVIPINLPPLRERYEDVKLLIEHYLHRFMKEHRKTMHFTKEAMELLLDYPWPGNIRELQNTMERIVLICPDGEIQPEMLAHVLPFNYQKLYMQSEPAPTPQPAYISQPAPTPHAEVHSGGPMTKKSLQELERESILQALIDSHGIQTKAARLLGMTARQIGYKIKQYGIEI, from the coding sequence ATGATGACCTATGAAGCAAACATCCCCAATCGTGAAGAGTGCCAGACCTGCCCTCTAACTTTTGCGTACAAAGAGATCAACCTTCTGTATGATATCGCCGTCATGCTGACCAGCACAACCGAGATTCTTGATAGTGTCGAAAAAGCGATGCGTAAATTGAAACAACACGGATATTTGGAACGATGTGCATTGTTTCGTAAAAAAGACGACGCCGATGAACTTGAACTTCTTAATTCCATTGACTTGGAACCCTATCAAAAAAAGATGGCGACCTACCGTTTCGGTGAAGGGGCTACAGGCCTTGCGGCCAAAAGCCGCGAACCGATTGTTATCGAAAATATCCATAACAATATTAATTATCTGAACAAAATGGGGAATATTTCGACACAAATGGTCTCCTATGTCGCTGTGCCGCTCCTCCAAGAGGACGAAGTGATCGGTGTTATTTCCGCCAATATCGGAAAAAACAGTCCGCTTAATTTTGATGAAATCGTCCGTATGCTCACCATCGTAGGGTCTCTCTTCGTTGGGGCTTTAAAAGCACAGCAAACGATGACGAAAGAAAAAGAGTCCCTCAGTGAGCTCAAAACCTACTACAAAGAGGAGCTTCAAAAAGATTATAAATTTGAAAACATCGTCGGACGATCTACTCGAATGCAGCAAGTTTTCGGGATGATCAATACCGTTGCACCGACCGATGCGACTATTTTAATCCGAGGGGAAACAGGAACCGGTAAAGAGCTGATTGCTACGGCGGTACATAATCTCAGCCGTCGCCAAAACGGTCCGTTTATCAAACTTAACTGTGCCGCAATCAGCGAAACTTTGCTGGAGAGCGAACTGTTCGGTCATGAGAAGGGAGCCTTTACCGATGCGCGTGAGATGCGTAAAGGGCGGTTTGAATTGGCAGACGGCGGAACTTTGTTTCTCGATGAAATCGGCGATATTACCCCGGCACTGCAGGTGAAGCTTCTCCGTATTTTGCAAGAGCAGGAGTTCGAACGGGTCGGCGGGAACAAAACGATTAAAACCAATGTCCGTCTCGTAGCGGCAACCAACCGCAATTTGGAAGAGATGGTGCGCAAAGGGGAATTTCGTGAAGACCTTTTTTACCGTCTAAACGTCATTCCGATTAACTTGCCGCCGTTGCGTGAGCGGTACGAAGACGTTAAATTGCTTATTGAGCATTATCTCCACCGATTTATGAAAGAGCACCGTAAAACGATGCACTTTACAAAAGAGGCGATGGAATTGCTGCTTGATTATCCATGGCCTGGAAATATTCGTGAGCTTCAAAATACGATGGAGCGTATCGTACTCATCTGCCCAGACGGCGAAATTCAACCGGAGATGCTGGCGCATGTATTGCCGTTTAATTATCAAAAACTTTATATGCAAAGCGAACCGGCTCCGACGCCGCAGCCGGCATATATAAGTCAGCCTGCACCGACGCCGCACGCTGAAGTGCATTCCGGCGGACCGATGACCAAAAAAAGTCTCCAGGAGCTCGAACGTGAATCGATTCTTCAAGCGCTCATCGATTCTCACGGTATTCAAACCAAAGCGGCGAGACTGCTCGGAATGACTGCTCGACAAATCGGGTATAAAATCAAACAGTACGGCATAGAGATCTAA
- a CDS encoding thiol peroxidase has translation MQITVHGTPTLLEGKEMTIWREAPAARVTNLDGSQNVIGMIAPTAQLLIAIPSLKTEVCSLGAKKFNDLIKQFKKLKTVMITTDDASFVNDFVAREGIDSAEIVIDSARDFAKKYGLLISEGKLKDRLARAVFVIDQEGMISYKELVAEITDEVDYDKCIEAVDKAANFKKKGHDHENWMGV, from the coding sequence ATGCAGATTACTGTTCATGGAACACCGACACTGTTAGAGGGAAAAGAGATGACTATTTGGCGAGAAGCACCGGCCGCTCGCGTAACCAATCTTGACGGAAGTCAAAATGTTATCGGTATGATTGCTCCTACCGCGCAGTTGTTGATTGCTATTCCATCGCTAAAAACCGAAGTGTGTTCGTTAGGTGCTAAAAAATTCAATGATCTCATCAAGCAGTTCAAAAAATTGAAAACAGTGATGATTACCACTGACGATGCTTCATTTGTAAACGATTTTGTTGCAAGAGAAGGGATTGACAGTGCGGAAATCGTGATTGACAGCGCACGTGACTTTGCCAAAAAATACGGTTTGCTGATCAGCGAAGGGAAGCTCAAGGACCGTCTCGCCCGTGCCGTCTTTGTCATCGATCAAGAGGGGATGATCAGCTATAAAGAACTTGTTGCCGAGATTACGGACGAAGTAGACTATGATAAATGTATCGAAGCAGTCGACAAAGCGGCAAACTTCAAGAAAAAAGGGCACGACCACGAAAACTGGATGGGTGTTTAA
- a CDS encoding ankyrin repeat domain-containing protein, translated as MVEQYITWLQMHGFHPDNLEDRGFNGNTPLLLASLEGNAMMVSRLIEAGSDIYAVNNDYNGVLFNACYAASPEVIRLLVEAGADINDTNEEGTTALMYAASASRAECVKMLLSLGADPKLHNEDGFSAIELTSNRDIFLQLRSA; from the coding sequence ATGGTCGAACAATACATTACATGGCTCCAGATGCACGGCTTTCATCCTGATAATTTAGAAGATCGGGGGTTTAACGGCAATACCCCCTTATTGCTTGCTTCTTTGGAAGGGAACGCCATGATGGTTTCGCGTCTTATCGAAGCGGGAAGCGATATTTATGCGGTAAATAATGATTATAACGGCGTCCTATTTAATGCCTGCTATGCAGCGTCGCCTGAAGTGATCCGATTGTTGGTAGAAGCGGGAGCAGATATCAATGACACAAATGAAGAGGGGACAACTGCACTGATGTACGCTGCTTCCGCTTCGCGTGCGGAGTGTGTTAAAATGCTCCTCAGCCTCGGTGCCGATCCGAAGCTTCATAATGAAGACGGATTCAGTGCGATAGAATTGACCAGCAATCGCGATATTTTTTTACAGCTTCGCAGTGCGTGA
- a CDS encoding nitroreductase family protein → MRESTLLTPKKIADNQSFLDWDTQPEMFKHYPQFCYRVPIADFPSLLWLKETRKITDERTVVNKPYRRLNVPSAGNLHPIEMYVQIRNVTGLLSGIYHFDVLHEELVMIAEIAGEGIEPYLGLNTRFNGAIVMLSLVPFRSGWKYGLRAWRYLYLDLGHQIATFVASVRHFGLSLTKMSVHNGLSQIMGMGYDETIAAVYGIGEPSTRPVKPLSKPLMHVQPTDYTLPIEQLYSEIQAQLPYTDVPLTAKRENFIALNTIRRSAREFNTDTIDDSALRELMQLPVPFSLEVLFVVLQAHSMQQGIYRNGKCDVDGNFLSEIVHLLLDQRFIAGANMVVLIYAEHFNAASHIEAGVYAQELYAACEYHGIGCSGIGAFYDHEASRWSDKSLLYAVAIGGKNDYRCTKRD, encoded by the coding sequence GTGCGTGAATCAACACTATTAACGCCAAAAAAGATTGCCGATAATCAGTCATTTTTGGACTGGGACACGCAACCTGAGATGTTTAAACACTATCCTCAGTTTTGCTATCGTGTACCGATCGCTGATTTTCCTTCATTATTGTGGCTTAAAGAGACTCGAAAAATAACCGATGAACGAACCGTTGTCAATAAGCCTTATCGACGCTTAAACGTCCCTTCTGCCGGCAATCTTCACCCGATTGAGATGTATGTCCAAATTCGAAATGTTACCGGCCTGCTCAGCGGAATCTATCATTTTGATGTTCTGCATGAAGAGCTGGTTATGATTGCCGAAATCGCAGGGGAGGGTATTGAACCATATTTGGGATTGAATACCCGTTTCAACGGTGCTATCGTAATGCTTTCATTGGTACCGTTTCGTTCGGGCTGGAAATACGGATTGCGCGCCTGGCGATATCTCTATCTGGATCTTGGGCATCAAATAGCGACATTTGTCGCATCTGTACGACATTTTGGGTTATCATTGACAAAAATGTCTGTTCATAACGGATTAAGTCAAATTATGGGAATGGGGTATGATGAGACCATAGCCGCCGTATATGGAATCGGTGAGCCTTCAACGCGTCCGGTCAAGCCTCTGAGCAAACCGTTAATGCATGTCCAACCGACCGATTATACGCTTCCAATCGAGCAATTATATTCAGAAATACAAGCACAATTGCCATACACCGATGTCCCCCTAACGGCAAAAAGGGAAAATTTTATAGCCTTAAATACTATTCGACGGAGTGCGAGAGAGTTTAATACGGATACGATAGACGACTCTGCACTTAGGGAGTTGATGCAATTACCCGTCCCATTTTCACTGGAGGTCCTCTTTGTTGTGTTGCAGGCACACTCTATGCAACAAGGGATATATCGAAACGGAAAATGCGATGTTGACGGAAATTTTCTCTCTGAAATAGTCCATTTACTTTTGGATCAGCGTTTTATTGCCGGGGCAAATATGGTAGTATTAATCTACGCAGAGCATTTTAATGCAGCCTCTCATATCGAAGCGGGAGTTTATGCGCAAGAGCTTTATGCGGCGTGTGAATATCACGGTATCGGATGCAGCGGAATCGGAGCTTTTTATGACCACGAAGCTTCCCGCTGGTCGGACAAATCACTGCTTTATGCGGTAGCTATAGGTGGAAAAAATGATTATCGGTGTACCAAAAGAGATTAA
- the ald gene encoding alanine dehydrogenase, whose product MIIGVPKEIKTDEFRVGMTPSGVRELTKYGHSIIIESGAGSGSGFEDAHYADAGAVILQSVDELYSKAQMIIKVKEPIEIEYDRLKEGQILFTYLHLAADKRLTEVLCEKKITALAYETLRVGRRLPLLEPMSEIAGRMATLFGAVHLGRYNGGSGRLLGGAVGVERNHVVVLGAGVAGKSAADAAAGLGAQVSMLDINIERLTYLRDVMPSNVTMIYSTHDSILNTIKDADLIIGTVLLPGAKAPKLVTLEMLSLLKKGTVLVDVSIDQGGCFETSHPTTHSHPTYEIEGIVHYCVANMPGMYPRTSTIALTNATLPYAIKIASTPLEILLKDEAYKGALNVYNGDVTNQAVAEAHSMTYKALT is encoded by the coding sequence ATGATTATCGGTGTACCAAAAGAGATTAAAACGGATGAGTTTCGGGTCGGAATGACCCCTTCGGGTGTGCGTGAATTGACGAAATACGGGCACAGTATCATTATAGAATCGGGGGCCGGAAGTGGAAGCGGATTCGAAGATGCCCATTATGCCGATGCGGGTGCCGTCATACTCCAAAGTGTTGATGAACTTTACAGCAAAGCGCAGATGATTATCAAGGTAAAAGAACCGATAGAGATCGAATATGACAGGCTCAAAGAGGGGCAAATCCTCTTTACCTACCTTCATCTTGCCGCTGACAAACGGCTAACCGAAGTATTATGCGAAAAGAAAATTACCGCTTTGGCCTATGAAACGCTTCGTGTAGGCAGACGGCTTCCGCTGCTGGAGCCTATGAGCGAGATTGCAGGTCGTATGGCGACGTTGTTCGGAGCGGTTCATCTGGGGCGTTATAACGGCGGAAGCGGACGATTGCTCGGCGGCGCGGTCGGGGTCGAGAGAAATCATGTTGTCGTATTGGGAGCGGGGGTAGCAGGTAAATCGGCAGCTGATGCGGCAGCCGGTTTGGGTGCCCAAGTGAGTATGCTCGATATCAATATCGAGCGCTTGACCTATCTTCGGGATGTGATGCCTTCCAATGTGACGATGATCTATTCCACACACGATTCAATATTAAATACTATCAAAGATGCCGATTTGATTATCGGTACGGTACTGCTTCCCGGTGCAAAAGCGCCGAAGTTGGTCACTCTGGAGATGTTATCGCTTTTGAAAAAAGGGACTGTTCTTGTCGATGTCTCTATCGATCAGGGGGGATGCTTTGAGACATCGCATCCTACAACCCATTCGCATCCGACGTATGAGATAGAGGGGATCGTCCATTATTGTGTCGCCAATATGCCCGGTATGTATCCGCGTACATCGACAATAGCCCTTACCAACGCAACACTTCCGTATGCGATTAAAATTGCTTCGACACCGCTGGAAATACTCCTCAAAGATGAAGCGTACAAAGGTGCACTTAACGTCTATAACGGAGACGTGACCAACCAGGCAGTAGCAGAGGCACACTCTATGACATACAAGGCTCTTACATGA
- a CDS encoding FprA family A-type flavoprotein: protein MLPPIVEIKPDVYFTGAFDPKIRTFDIIMKTANGSSYNSYVVRGSEGVAVMDTVKKEFSDDFFARLERVCEYDEIRYIVLHHLEPDHSGALIELMKRAPAAKLIISGRAVMMLKGIIKTDIEYELATTGTVISLGNKTIEFIMTPFLHWPDTMSSYLHEEKLLFSGDVFGSHYYDERLFDDLVGDFSYAFHYYYDHIMRPFKQYVLQALKLYEKFEIDLIAPLHGPILRSNPQGYIDKYARWSSEARFRKNEFGTKMLSVFYISSYENTHKMAEKITQGADEVEGIRASMYDLASLDESNMITLLEESDAILIGSPTINGDAVKPAWDLLSCMAYLERTGKIGATFGSYGWTGEAPEMLHERLKGLKFRLPLAPLKIKLIPTEEELKSCIEYGREVSEIAMGKMIEITL from the coding sequence ATGCTTCCCCCCATCGTCGAAATAAAGCCGGACGTTTATTTTACAGGTGCTTTTGATCCGAAAATCCGTACATTTGATATTATTATGAAAACCGCTAACGGCAGTTCCTACAACAGCTATGTTGTACGCGGCAGCGAAGGCGTAGCCGTAATGGATACCGTCAAAAAAGAGTTTAGTGATGATTTTTTTGCCCGGCTTGAACGGGTGTGCGAGTACGATGAAATTCGTTATATCGTTTTACACCATCTCGAACCCGATCATTCCGGTGCGTTGATTGAACTGATGAAACGTGCTCCCGCTGCTAAGCTCATAATTTCCGGTCGTGCGGTCATGATGCTTAAAGGGATCATAAAAACCGATATTGAGTATGAACTGGCTACGACCGGTACGGTAATCTCTTTAGGAAACAAGACGATAGAGTTTATTATGACACCGTTTCTCCATTGGCCCGATACTATGAGCAGTTATTTGCATGAAGAAAAGCTGCTCTTTAGCGGAGACGTTTTCGGAAGCCATTATTATGACGAACGTCTTTTCGACGATCTCGTCGGCGATTTTTCCTATGCGTTTCATTACTATTACGACCATATTATGCGTCCGTTTAAACAATATGTCCTTCAAGCCCTCAAGCTCTATGAAAAGTTTGAGATTGACCTTATAGCGCCGTTGCACGGACCGATCCTACGCAGTAATCCACAAGGCTATATTGATAAATATGCACGCTGGAGCTCTGAAGCAAGGTTTAGAAAAAATGAGTTCGGTACAAAAATGCTCTCTGTTTTTTATATTTCCAGTTATGAAAATACCCATAAAATGGCTGAAAAAATTACTCAGGGAGCGGATGAAGTAGAGGGGATACGTGCCAGTATGTACGACCTTGCCTCACTGGATGAGTCTAATATGATCACGCTGCTTGAGGAATCGGATGCGATACTGATAGGTTCTCCGACGATTAACGGCGATGCGGTCAAGCCGGCATGGGATCTGCTATCGTGTATGGCGTATCTGGAACGAACGGGGAAAATCGGTGCGACATTCGGCTCTTACGGCTGGACGGGTGAAGCGCCTGAAATGCTGCATGAACGTCTAAAAGGGCTAAAGTTCCGACTTCCGCTGGCACCCTTAAAAATAAAATTGATTCCTACCGAAGAAGAACTAAAGTCATGCATTGAATACGGCCGTGAAGTATCTGAAATTGCCATGGGGAAAATGATTGAAATAACCCTTTAG
- a CDS encoding chemotaxis protein CheW — translation MDHRLLKYMQSVQEYEKALDTLSEKWNLLTMLGKMSNTGMDMIDTRAAFEALTAELLDKLGLEILKKTTSEMEAKAQVAVDIVIRNLFERTADIGFLATDDDIRLFLRQYLAGTTDDASRQSLRDRRMALKNRFKEYVAKYSVYSNIILMDTRGNIVAQLDDHNPITSSSDPLIKESLSTSAEYVEVFRKTDLVPNADKALIYSYRVKSSSSDDAENIGVLSLIFRFEDEMEGIFKNLRTENDWMEIMLLDAEGCVISCSDTTHIPLGIKMEKVLDNGYKIIRFAGREYLARTCATKGYQGFFGLGWYGHVMIPVDHAFEKAPHAYKSIASEILETVLKHSPLFSGDLKMIPKKADQIQKELDVTVWNGNVHIANSKTNENSFSKSLLNEISNTGFQTKKVFEDSISNLNHTVLSAYLDDAQFNASLAIDIMDRNLYERANDCRWWALTSAFKEKLSQSELQRDDVFMLESILTYINNLYTVYTNLFLYDRTGTIIAVSNSSDQRFVGSKIEDQWVRDSLKVTDTQRYSVSHFAKTPLYDNRHTYIYGAGITDPSNEECVGGIGIVFDSQPQFEAMLEDALPSDKNGEMIEGSFALFTDRDKNIIASTSSDYRVGSRLDIDDSYFLLENGNGSSGIVELDGDYYIMGLHTSNGYREYKKHDFYKNDVIAFIFVQIVRGDELPNVCTIDKSQMVCSYPKVQGLEETVDISTFYIGNKFFGVESYNIVNSLSQQNVTRIIGSDAVFLGVVGSKEGETIGVISLNELLDINSTYDPQRDELIVLKSSQEKDTKFAIVISHIKDSPEIPVRSIKSYSGSLAGVSPLTKAVVIPDEGTSKGEMLSILDIDAIFRTLIKNQNKLPLKAL, via the coding sequence ATGGATCACCGCCTACTAAAGTACATGCAATCGGTGCAGGAATATGAAAAAGCACTGGATACCTTGTCGGAGAAATGGAATCTTCTGACAATGTTGGGGAAAATGAGTAATACGGGAATGGATATGATCGATACCCGTGCCGCTTTTGAAGCTTTGACTGCGGAGCTTTTGGACAAGCTCGGATTGGAAATTCTGAAAAAGACGACTTCGGAGATGGAAGCCAAAGCGCAGGTTGCGGTTGATATCGTTATCCGGAATTTGTTCGAGCGTACGGCCGATATCGGTTTTTTGGCGACGGATGACGATATCCGTTTGTTTCTCCGACAATATCTGGCCGGAACAACGGATGATGCATCGCGGCAATCGCTCCGTGATCGTCGAATGGCACTTAAAAACCGTTTTAAAGAGTATGTAGCCAAATACAGTGTTTACAGCAATATTATCCTTATGGATACACGCGGTAACATTGTCGCTCAGTTGGATGATCATAATCCCATTACCAGCAGCAGCGATCCGTTGATTAAAGAGTCTTTAAGTACCTCAGCAGAGTATGTCGAAGTATTTCGTAAAACGGATTTGGTTCCGAATGCGGACAAGGCGTTGATTTACAGTTACAGGGTCAAGAGTTCAAGCAGCGACGACGCTGAGAATATCGGTGTATTGAGTTTAATCTTCCGTTTTGAAGATGAGATGGAGGGTATATTTAAAAATCTACGAACCGAAAATGACTGGATGGAAATCATGCTCCTCGATGCAGAGGGGTGTGTCATCAGCTGCAGCGATACAACCCATATTCCATTAGGGATCAAGATGGAAAAGGTTCTGGATAACGGGTATAAAATTATCCGTTTTGCCGGCCGGGAATATCTGGCTAGAACCTGTGCCACCAAAGGATACCAGGGATTTTTCGGTTTGGGATGGTACGGACATGTCATGATTCCGGTCGATCATGCATTCGAAAAGGCACCTCACGCATATAAAAGTATTGCTTCGGAAATACTCGAAACGGTACTGAAGCACTCCCCTCTATTTTCGGGAGATCTTAAAATGATCCCTAAAAAAGCGGATCAGATTCAAAAAGAGTTAGACGTCACCGTATGGAACGGTAATGTTCACATTGCCAATTCAAAAACAAACGAAAACTCTTTTTCCAAATCGCTTTTGAATGAGATTTCAAATACGGGATTCCAAACGAAAAAAGTATTTGAAGATTCTATCAGCAACCTTAATCATACCGTTCTTTCGGCCTATCTCGATGATGCGCAGTTTAATGCCTCTTTAGCCATCGACATTATGGACCGAAATCTATATGAGAGGGCAAACGACTGCCGCTGGTGGGCATTAACCTCCGCATTCAAAGAGAAACTTTCCCAATCCGAACTTCAAAGAGACGATGTATTTATGCTCGAATCGATTTTGACGTATATCAACAACCTCTATACTGTCTATACCAATCTGTTTTTATATGACCGCACCGGCACAATCATTGCCGTTTCGAACAGCAGTGACCAGCGGTTTGTCGGAAGTAAAATTGAAGATCAGTGGGTTCGTGATTCGTTAAAAGTTACCGATACACAGCGCTATAGCGTCAGTCATTTTGCCAAAACGCCTTTGTATGACAATCGCCATACCTATATTTACGGTGCCGGGATCACAGATCCGTCGAATGAAGAGTGTGTCGGCGGAATCGGCATTGTTTTTGATTCCCAGCCGCAATTTGAAGCGATGCTCGAAGATGCGCTTCCTAGTGATAAAAACGGTGAGATGATTGAGGGGAGTTTTGCCCTCTTTACCGACCGGGATAAAAATATTATAGCCTCCACAAGCAGCGATTATCGTGTGGGATCGCGTTTGGACATTGATGATTCCTATTTTTTATTGGAAAACGGAAACGGAAGTTCGGGGATTGTTGAGCTTGACGGTGACTATTATATCATGGGGCTTCATACTTCAAACGGATATCGAGAGTACAAAAAACACGATTTTTATAAAAACGATGTCATTGCCTTTATTTTTGTACAAATCGTCAGAGGTGACGAACTGCCAAATGTTTGTACAATCGATAAGAGCCAGATGGTATGCAGCTATCCTAAAGTACAAGGCCTTGAAGAGACTGTCGATATCTCTACTTTTTATATCGGAAACAAGTTTTTCGGAGTAGAGTCTTACAATATCGTCAATTCTCTCAGTCAACAAAATGTTACGCGGATTATCGGAAGCGATGCCGTTTTCCTGGGTGTAGTCGGCAGCAAAGAGGGAGAAACCATCGGTGTTATCTCTTTGAATGAATTGCTCGATATCAATAGCACATACGATCCTCAGAGGGATGAACTGATTGTTCTAAAATCTTCACAGGAAAAAGACACGAAGTTTGCAATTGTCATCAGCCATATTAAAGACAGTCCTGAAATCCCGGTACGAAGCATCAAATCGTATTCAGGATCGCTCGCAGGCGTATCGCCGCTTACCAAAGCGGTTGTCATTCCCGATGAGGGGACAAGCAAGGGTGAAATGCTCTCGATTCTCGATATCGATGCTATTTTTAGAACATTGATCAAAAATCAAAATAAGCTTCCGCTAAAAGCTCTCTAA
- the amrB gene encoding AmmeMemoRadiSam system protein B: MSTRTMSVAGSFYPASAAEINDMIFHFNSVIEAHSDIIKSFSTLYGNAIIVPHAGWVYSGFTANVAYRILNNSEPKTVVVIGPSHRVGFDGVSICDLTHYQTPLGDLTIDPQLTKELRERFALPYFSEAHHEHSTEVQMPFIKHYLPDVQVVELVYAYAEPFMLEPVIEYCLARQNTAVVISTDLSHYYNLSQAQQLDSICLEAIREEDSDKLHQGCEACGMIGVEAMLNIAKKRDLKNIILDYRTSADASQDTSRVVGYASVLFY, encoded by the coding sequence ATGAGTACTAGAACTATGAGCGTAGCCGGGAGTTTTTATCCGGCAAGTGCCGCTGAAATCAATGATATGATTTTCCATTTCAATTCTGTTATAGAAGCCCATTCAGATATTATAAAGTCATTTTCTACCTTGTACGGGAATGCCATCATTGTTCCCCATGCGGGTTGGGTGTATTCAGGTTTTACGGCCAATGTCGCCTACCGAATTTTAAACAATAGCGAACCCAAAACCGTGGTTGTCATCGGACCGTCACATCGTGTCGGTTTTGATGGAGTAAGTATTTGTGATTTGACGCACTATCAAACACCACTCGGAGATTTGACCATTGACCCGCAGTTGACAAAAGAGTTAAGAGAGAGATTCGCCCTCCCCTACTTTTCCGAGGCGCATCATGAACACAGTACTGAAGTTCAAATGCCTTTTATCAAGCACTATCTGCCCGATGTACAGGTTGTCGAACTTGTCTATGCCTATGCGGAACCCTTTATGCTTGAACCGGTTATAGAGTATTGTCTTGCACGACAGAATACGGCTGTCGTCATCAGCACGGATCTAAGCCATTACTATAATTTATCGCAGGCACAGCAGCTTGATTCCATTTGTTTGGAAGCGATTCGGGAAGAAGACAGTGATAAGCTGCATCAAGGGTGTGAAGCATGCGGAATGATCGGAGTTGAAGCGATGCTCAATATTGCGAAAAAAAGAGATTTAAAAAATATTATCCTTGATTACCGAACCAGTGCCGATGCAAGCCAGGACACATCACGTGTCGTCGGCTATGCAAGCGTATTGTTTTACTGA